A genomic region of Streptococcus suis contains the following coding sequences:
- a CDS encoding energy-coupling factor transporter transmembrane component T family protein — MDKLILGRYIPGDSIIHRLDPRSKLLAMFGFLLMIFWANNLVTNALLIAFVLGMVVLSRIRLSFFINGLKPMIGIILFTTFFQVFFTPGATLLWEFWIFKLSVEGLQQAAIIFVRFVLIIFFSTLLTLTTTPLSLADGIESGLAPLKKFKVPVHEIGLMLSMSLRFVPTLMDDTTRIMNAQRARGVDFNEGNLIQKVRSVIPILIPLFASSFKRADALATAMEARGYQGGDGRTKYRILEWKLADTLAILVMLALAGLLFILKK, encoded by the coding sequence ATGGATAAATTAATTTTAGGTCGCTATATTCCTGGGGATTCAATTATTCATCGCTTGGATCCAAGAAGTAAGCTTTTAGCAATGTTTGGATTTCTATTGATGATTTTTTGGGCCAATAATTTGGTCACCAATGCCTTGTTGATAGCATTTGTTTTAGGAATGGTTGTTTTATCTCGTATTCGCTTATCATTTTTTATTAATGGTTTGAAACCGATGATAGGAATTATTCTATTTACAACTTTCTTTCAGGTTTTCTTTACACCTGGAGCGACACTTTTATGGGAGTTTTGGATTTTTAAATTATCAGTTGAGGGTTTGCAACAGGCGGCGATTATTTTTGTTCGCTTTGTTTTGATTATTTTCTTCTCAACCCTATTGACCTTGACGACGACACCCCTTAGCTTGGCAGATGGTATTGAATCAGGTCTTGCACCTTTGAAGAAATTTAAAGTTCCTGTGCATGAAATTGGTTTGATGTTGTCCATGAGTTTGCGTTTTGTACCGACCTTGATGGATGATACCACTCGGATTATGAATGCTCAGAGAGCTCGTGGGGTGGACTTTAATGAGGGAAATCTTATTCAGAAGGTAAGGTCAGTTATTCCTATTTTGATTCCTTTATTCGCATCAAGTTTTAAGAGGGCAGATGCTCTTGCGACGGCGATGGAGGCGCGTGGGTATCAAGGCGGAGATGGGAGAACCAAGTATCGGATTTTGGAATGGAAGTTAGCAGATACGTTAGCAATTTTAGTTATGTTAGCTTTAGCTGGACTCTTATTTATATTGAAAAAATGA
- a CDS encoding winged helix-turn-helix transcriptional regulator, translating to MKKVSEYGICPFATTQKVLTGKWGLVIIYQLSTGTKRFNELQRLIPGITQTMLTRHLRQLEEDRIISRTVYAEVPPRVEYSLTEMGEKFRSVLDAVEAWGLEYIETLA from the coding sequence TTGAAAAAAGTTAGTGAATATGGTATTTGCCCTTTTGCAACAACACAAAAAGTCTTGACTGGTAAGTGGGGATTGGTGATTATCTACCAACTCAGTACAGGAACGAAACGCTTCAATGAATTACAGCGACTGATTCCAGGTATTACTCAAACCATGTTAACAAGGCACCTTAGACAATTGGAGGAGGATCGCATTATTAGTCGCACGGTCTATGCAGAAGTCCCCCCTCGTGTAGAGTATAGCTTGACTGAGATGGGCGAAAAATTTCGTTCGGTACTGGATGCTGTTGAGGCTTGGGGCTTAGAATATATTGAAACGTTAGCGTAA
- the sdaAB gene encoding L-serine ammonia-lyase, iron-sulfur-dependent subunit beta, whose amino-acid sequence MTNLKFQSVFDIIGPVMIGPSSSHTAGAVRIGKIVSSIFGDEPTEVEFQLYNSFAKTYRGHGTDVALVAGILGMDTDDTRIPDSLDIARERGIKVYWRVNKDSNTPHPNTTRIIIKNDKKSISATGVSIGGGNIQVTELNGFSVNLNMNTPTIIIVHQDVPGMIAKVTDVLSKYDINIAQMNVTREKAGEKAIMIIEVDARQCENSIAEIEKIPHLHNVTFFN is encoded by the coding sequence ATGACAAACTTAAAATTTCAGTCGGTCTTTGATATTATTGGACCTGTTATGATTGGCCCATCTTCTAGTCACACAGCTGGTGCGGTCCGCATTGGAAAAATTGTGTCTTCCATCTTCGGCGATGAGCCGACAGAGGTGGAATTTCAACTCTACAATTCCTTTGCCAAGACTTATCGTGGTCACGGTACGGATGTAGCCTTGGTAGCAGGTATTCTGGGCATGGATACGGATGATACCCGCATTCCTGACTCTCTTGATATTGCAAGAGAACGAGGCATTAAGGTTTACTGGCGTGTCAACAAGGACAGCAATACCCCACATCCCAATACCACCAGAATCATCATAAAAAACGATAAAAAATCCATCTCAGCCACAGGCGTTTCCATCGGTGGGGGAAACATTCAAGTAACAGAGCTCAACGGCTTCTCTGTCAATCTCAATATGAATACGCCAACTATTATTATTGTTCACCAAGATGTCCCTGGTATGATTGCGAAAGTGACCGATGTCCTTTCTAAGTATGACATCAATATCGCCCAAATGAACGTGACACGTGAAAAAGCTGGCGAAAAAGCCATTATGATTATTGAAGTGGATGCTCGCCAATGTGAAAATTCTATTGCAGAAATTGAAAAAATTCCACACCTGCACAATGTAACCTTCTTCAACTAG
- a CDS encoding LysM peptidoglycan-binding domain-containing protein, which translates to MNITLKKNLKTTIAGLVAGISLLTAGVVSAETYTVKSGDTLSEIAETYNTTVEKLAEQNKITNLDFIHVGQVIELGDVTVKTVESSVEQAQSTTSSTSTATATTSTYSSNLSAEDAAAKEWIAMKESSGSYDARNGIYIGRYQLTNTYLNGDYSPENQERVADAYVASRYGSWSAAKAFWLANGWY; encoded by the coding sequence ATGAACATTACATTAAAGAAAAACTTAAAAACAACTATTGCTGGTTTGGTAGCGGGAATCTCCCTTTTGACTGCGGGTGTAGTCAGTGCAGAAACCTATACTGTAAAGTCTGGTGATACCCTGTCTGAAATTGCTGAAACATACAATACTACTGTTGAAAAATTAGCAGAGCAGAATAAGATTACCAACTTAGATTTTATCCATGTCGGTCAAGTTATCGAATTGGGTGATGTGACAGTGAAGACAGTAGAGAGTTCAGTTGAACAAGCTCAATCAACAACATCCTCAACTTCTACTGCAACAGCAACAACTAGCACCTATTCTTCAAACTTGAGTGCTGAAGATGCAGCAGCAAAAGAATGGATTGCAATGAAGGAATCAAGCGGTAGCTATGATGCCCGTAACGGTATCTACATTGGTCGTTACCAGTTGACAAATACTTACTTGAACGGTGATTACTCACCAGAAAACCAAGAGCGTGTAGCAGATGCTTATGTTGCTAGTCGCTATGGTTCATGGTCTGCAGCCAAGGCCTTCTGGTTGGCAAATGGTTGGTACTAA
- a CDS encoding response regulator transcription factor — MTRILIAEDDVEIAYLERDYLEMQGYQVDLVHDGGLVEDQLKKEDYALLMLDVMLPNKTGYDLCRDLRDKVDFPILMVTSKQETMDVVRGLGLGADDYISKPFDPMELVARVKAHLARYQRFQKDNDHNELTVGNMTIFLDNWKVTLDGQEIKLPNREFELLVYLAKHPNRVFSKDHLFETIWGYDYVGDSATVAVHVNRLRDKLGADLIETVWGAGYRLND, encoded by the coding sequence ATGACACGGATTTTAATCGCAGAAGATGATGTAGAGATTGCTTATTTGGAGCGAGATTATCTAGAAATGCAGGGCTACCAAGTAGATTTGGTACATGACGGTGGTCTTGTAGAGGACCAACTCAAAAAAGAGGATTATGCTCTTTTAATGCTGGATGTCATGCTCCCAAATAAAACTGGCTACGATCTTTGTCGTGATTTACGGGATAAGGTGGACTTCCCTATTTTGATGGTTACATCCAAGCAAGAAACTATGGACGTGGTGAGAGGGCTAGGCTTGGGAGCGGATGATTACATCAGCAAACCTTTTGATCCCATGGAGTTGGTGGCGCGTGTAAAGGCTCATTTGGCTCGCTACCAGCGTTTTCAAAAGGATAATGATCATAATGAATTAACAGTTGGGAATATGACTATTTTCTTGGATAATTGGAAAGTGACTTTGGATGGTCAGGAAATCAAATTGCCTAATCGTGAATTTGAATTGCTGGTTTATCTAGCAAAACACCCTAACCGAGTATTCTCTAAAGATCACTTGTTTGAAACCATTTGGGGATATGACTATGTTGGAGATAGTGCGACAGTTGCTGTTCATGTCAATCGACTCCGAGATAAATTGGGAGCGGATTTGATTGAGACTGTCTGGGGAGCAGGCTATCGTCTTAATGATTAA
- the rodZ gene encoding cytoskeleton protein RodZ encodes MRQKSIGEVLRTAREGRGWTFVDLQRITKIQAKYLQALEYNDFDFIANSDDVHSILRAYAEALELDADVLLDAYETNSLVKYYEDGEEELRSSELKRSYKVRKRKKNSYLPLIYLLLATGLIIIFVTYIVHSRLQNRASITPTTTSYSIVEQSVSEASSGTETSSTEQAQSNSTSSSSSATENVTISGSGSNIVATLKTVTYPVEVTVTAKNTTSWISLSDTLLEGGVTLTPDNPTVTTTIEEGVTSTTLVLGVVKGVEVTVGGQKLDISALTADTGAVTLNFE; translated from the coding sequence ATGAGACAAAAGAGTATAGGGGAAGTACTTAGAACAGCTAGAGAAGGACGGGGTTGGACATTCGTTGATTTGCAACGGATAACAAAAATCCAAGCTAAATATTTGCAGGCACTTGAGTACAATGATTTTGATTTTATTGCAAACTCAGATGATGTTCATTCTATTTTAAGAGCATATGCTGAGGCTTTGGAATTAGATGCAGATGTCCTACTGGATGCTTACGAGACCAATAGTTTAGTGAAATATTATGAAGATGGAGAAGAAGAACTCCGATCTTCAGAATTGAAAAGAAGCTATAAGGTTCGTAAACGTAAAAAGAACTCTTATCTTCCGTTGATTTACTTATTACTTGCGACGGGTTTGATAATTATTTTTGTGACTTATATTGTTCATAGCAGGCTCCAAAATAGAGCATCTATTACGCCTACTACAACGTCATATAGTATAGTTGAGCAATCTGTATCTGAAGCAAGTAGTGGCACAGAGACGAGTTCTACTGAGCAGGCGCAGTCAAATTCAACGAGTTCAAGTAGTTCCGCTACAGAAAATGTGACTATTTCAGGATCAGGTTCTAACATTGTTGCGACCCTTAAAACAGTGACTTATCCAGTAGAAGTAACTGTAACAGCAAAAAATACAACGAGTTGGATCAGCCTTTCTGACACCTTGTTAGAGGGGGGCGTTACACTAACACCTGATAATCCAACAGTAACTACTACTATTGAAGAAGGAGTGACTTCTACTACACTTGTTCTTGGTGTTGTCAAAGGAGTAGAGGTAACTGTAGGTGGTCAAAAGTTAGATATATCAGCTCTGACAGCCGATACAGGGGCGGTCACTTTAAATTTTGAATAA
- the mnmA gene encoding tRNA 2-thiouridine(34) synthase MnmA, translating to MSIDNSKTRVVVGMSGGVDSSVTALLLKEQGYDVIGIFMKNWDDTDENGFCTATEDYKDVAAVADQIGIPYYSVNFEKEYWDRVFEYFLAEYRAGRTPNPDVMCNKEIKFKAFLDYAMNLGADYVATGHYAQVSRDEDGTVHMLRGADNGKDQTYFLSQLSQEQLQKTMFPLGHLQKPQVREIAERAGLATAKKKDSTGICFIGEKNFKEFLGQYLPAQPGRMMTVDGRDMGEHTGLMYYTIGQRGGLGIGGQIGGDNEPWFVVGKDLSKNILYVGQGFYHESLMSTSLQASQVHFTRNMPEEFTLECTAKFRYRQPDSKVTVKVKGDKAEVIFAEPQRAITPGQAVVFYDGQECLGGGMIDMAYKNGVACQYI from the coding sequence ATGTCAATTGACAATTCTAAAACCCGTGTTGTTGTCGGTATGAGTGGCGGTGTGGATTCATCGGTTACGGCTCTCTTGCTCAAGGAGCAGGGCTACGATGTGATCGGCATCTTCATGAAAAACTGGGACGACACGGACGAAAATGGCTTCTGTACAGCAACAGAAGACTACAAGGACGTGGCTGCAGTGGCAGACCAAATCGGCATTCCTTACTACTCTGTCAACTTTGAAAAAGAGTATTGGGACCGCGTATTTGAGTACTTTTTAGCAGAGTATCGGGCTGGCCGCACCCCCAATCCAGATGTCATGTGTAACAAGGAAATCAAGTTCAAGGCCTTCTTGGACTACGCTATGAACTTGGGGGCGGACTATGTGGCGACGGGTCACTACGCTCAGGTGTCACGCGACGAGGACGGCACCGTCCATATGCTACGTGGGGCAGACAATGGCAAGGACCAGACCTATTTCCTTAGCCAACTCTCACAGGAACAACTGCAGAAAACCATGTTTCCGCTCGGCCATTTACAAAAGCCTCAGGTGAGGGAAATAGCAGAGCGAGCAGGCTTGGCGACGGCTAAAAAGAAAGACTCGACAGGCATCTGCTTTATCGGTGAAAAGAACTTCAAAGAATTTTTAGGGCAGTATTTGCCAGCCCAGCCCGGCCGGATGATGACGGTGGACGGTCGTGATATGGGAGAGCATACAGGCCTCATGTACTATACCATTGGCCAGCGGGGGGGGCTTGGTATCGGAGGACAAATCGGTGGGGACAATGAGCCTTGGTTTGTTGTCGGGAAAGACCTATCAAAAAATATCCTCTATGTCGGCCAGGGCTTCTACCATGAGTCCTTGATGTCAACTTCTTTACAGGCTAGTCAAGTACACTTTACACGTAATATGCCTGAAGAATTCACGCTAGAATGCACAGCTAAGTTCCGCTATCGTCAACCAGATAGTAAAGTAACTGTCAAGGTAAAAGGTGACAAGGCAGAAGTTATTTTTGCAGAGCCACAACGAGCAATCACACCAGGCCAAGCCGTTGTTTTCTACGACGGTCAAGAGTGTCTGGGCGGTGGCATGATCGATATGGCCTACAAAAATGGGGTGGCTTGTCAGTATATTTAA
- the sdaAA gene encoding L-serine ammonia-lyase, iron-sulfur-dependent, subunit alpha has protein sequence MFYTIEELVQQADNFSGNVAELMIATEIELTGRSREEILTIMSRNLTVMKDSIVDGLTESKSVSGLTGGDAAKLDAYMKSGKTLSDSAVLSAARNAMAVNELNAKMGLVCATPTAGSAGCLPAVLGVAIEKLNLIEEQQLDFLFTAGAFGLVIANNASISGAEGGCQAEVGSASAMSAAALTLAAGGTPYQASQAICFVIKNMLGLICDPVAGLVEVPCVKRNAMGASYAMVAADMALAGIESKIPVDEVINAMYQVGAALPTAFRETAEGGLAATPTGRRLAQEIFGED, from the coding sequence ATGTTTTATACTATCGAAGAATTAGTTCAGCAAGCAGACAACTTTTCTGGTAATGTAGCTGAACTCATGATCGCTACTGAAATTGAATTGACCGGTCGTAGTCGCGAAGAAATATTGACAATTATGTCAAGAAACTTGACAGTTATGAAAGACTCCATCGTAGATGGACTTACTGAAAGCAAATCCGTATCTGGTTTAACAGGAGGTGATGCTGCCAAGTTAGATGCCTATATGAAATCTGGTAAAACCCTGTCAGATTCCGCTGTCCTATCCGCCGCAAGAAATGCCATGGCCGTTAATGAATTAAATGCCAAAATGGGCTTAGTCTGTGCCACTCCGACAGCAGGATCAGCTGGTTGTTTACCAGCCGTTCTAGGAGTTGCTATTGAAAAGCTCAATTTGATAGAAGAACAGCAACTTGACTTCCTATTTACAGCTGGAGCCTTTGGACTAGTTATCGCCAACAACGCCTCCATCTCAGGTGCAGAAGGAGGCTGTCAGGCAGAAGTCGGATCTGCCTCTGCTATGTCTGCCGCAGCATTAACTCTTGCAGCAGGTGGAACTCCCTACCAAGCCAGCCAAGCCATCTGCTTTGTCATCAAAAATATGCTGGGTCTGATTTGCGATCCCGTCGCTGGTCTGGTAGAAGTCCCTTGTGTCAAACGTAATGCAATGGGAGCAAGCTACGCCATGGTAGCTGCCGATATGGCTCTAGCAGGTATCGAATCCAAAATCCCCGTTGACGAAGTCATCAATGCCATGTACCAAGTTGGAGCAGCTCTACCAACTGCCTTCCGTGAAACTGCTGAAGGTGGCCTTGCAGCTACACCGACGGGTCGTCGCCTTGCTCAAGAAATTTTTGGAGAAGATTGA
- a CDS encoding energy-coupling factor ABC transporter ATP-binding protein: MGIDLQEVSYTYQAGTPFEGRALFGVDLEIVDGSYTALIGHTGSGKSTILQLLNGLNVPTEGRVVIDDVVITATSENKDIKQVRKKVGLVFQFPESQVFDETVLKDVAFGPQNFGVSQEEAETIAREKLALVGIDESLFERSPFELSGGQMRRVAIAGILAMEPSILVLDEPTAGLDPAGRQELMDIFKKLHESGMTIVLVTHLMDDVANYADFVYIMEKGKLVRSGKPVDIFQEVDFLESIQLGVPKITKFAANLERRGFVFERLPITIEEFTGMVTHG, from the coding sequence ATGGGAATTGATCTCCAAGAAGTAAGCTATACCTATCAAGCTGGCACTCCTTTTGAGGGGCGTGCGCTTTTTGGTGTGGATTTGGAGATTGTTGATGGCTCTTACACGGCCCTTATTGGGCATACGGGTTCGGGCAAATCAACGATTTTACAACTCTTGAATGGATTAAATGTACCAACAGAAGGAAGAGTAGTCATTGATGATGTTGTGATTACAGCGACGTCTGAAAATAAGGATATTAAGCAAGTAAGGAAGAAAGTGGGGCTGGTGTTCCAATTTCCTGAAAGTCAAGTGTTTGATGAAACGGTCTTGAAAGATGTTGCTTTTGGTCCACAAAATTTCGGAGTTTCTCAGGAAGAGGCTGAAACGATTGCGCGTGAAAAGTTGGCCTTGGTTGGAATTGATGAAAGCTTGTTTGAGCGTAGTCCTTTTGAACTATCTGGTGGTCAAATGCGTCGGGTGGCTATTGCTGGGATTCTGGCAATGGAACCAAGTATCTTAGTTTTGGATGAACCAACAGCTGGCTTGGACCCTGCGGGTCGTCAGGAATTGATGGATATTTTCAAAAAGCTTCATGAATCAGGCATGACAATCGTTTTGGTAACTCATTTGATGGACGATGTGGCTAACTATGCTGATTTTGTTTACATTATGGAAAAGGGAAAGCTGGTCCGTTCTGGTAAACCAGTCGATATTTTTCAAGAGGTAGATTTTTTAGAGAGTATTCAGTTGGGAGTACCTAAGATTACTAAATTTGCAGCTAATTTGGAGAGAAGAGGCTTTGTATTTGAACGTCTTCCTATTACAATTGAAGAATTTACGGGGATGGTGACACATGGATAA
- a CDS encoding DUF3642 domain-containing protein, whose translation MENNNQQQEIIEVVESKKTGVWESVKQKVTGMSKKSIILLSVGALALVTAGFVVAEVYENKLEALGDQIERQVGIADDDDNQQVIAQANASSASSVNTTSASQLATSYGVKLVDTSELDGTYTATSGNDSYTLTVKGNQATLTEVDKDGDQDIEQVIFDLDKKLAYIDGEADSYTLNGPTLTLTEIDANDTTLEKLTFTKQ comes from the coding sequence ATGGAAAATAACAATCAACAACAAGAAATTATTGAAGTGGTAGAAAGTAAGAAAACAGGTGTCTGGGAATCAGTCAAACAGAAGGTTACAGGCATGAGTAAGAAATCGATTATCTTATTGTCGGTAGGTGCCTTGGCACTTGTGACGGCTGGTTTTGTCGTAGCAGAAGTCTATGAAAATAAACTAGAGGCATTAGGAGATCAAATTGAGCGACAAGTTGGAATTGCAGATGATGATGACAATCAACAGGTAATAGCACAAGCTAATGCATCATCAGCCTCATCAGTAAATACAACTTCTGCTAGTCAACTCGCAACAAGTTACGGTGTAAAGTTAGTTGATACCTCTGAGCTAGATGGTACTTATACAGCAACATCTGGAAATGACTCCTACACGTTGACTGTAAAAGGGAATCAAGCAACCTTGACAGAAGTTGACAAAGATGGAGATCAAGATATTGAACAAGTTATCTTTGATTTAGATAAAAAACTTGCCTACATTGATGGCGAAGCAGATAGTTATACCTTGAATGGTCCAACTCTTACTTTGACAGAAATTGATGCCAATGATACAACCTTAGAGAAACTAACATTCACGAAACAATAA
- a CDS encoding sensor histidine kinase, with amino-acid sequence MKLQKRIFRLNMIMLIFSLVAMLGVSVYVVNSIYRNQETWQSTSQKTAGSQQSLEKFSGLDFAVLADELASNDARLYVESNGEAVFSNLKDDADEILGVTVSSTTHTSYVDGEIVISRKLAMDGQVYYLYALLEDLEDQQESQEFQAFLIQLLLVGGIGIVVVVVLNFFFTRRLLDVIMRPLEELHSGVERIQQGDYTVPLTYQGDKEFEELTQGFNQMQTSLLDAREKNRLYEQNRTQMVADISHDLRTPLTSIKGYAKGILDGIANTDEKRNQYLTVIYQKSQVMEKLLEKLFAFSQLQTDKMPFDKVQLDLAIFLQSYVREKTEELVDEDIRFSLEVSDGLPVEIDPIQFRRILDNLVDNARKYAAVKPLIISITGQMQEQEVVWTFTDNGKGVAKDRLDLIFEEFYREDDTRQQVEGHGLGLAIVKNIMERLDGQVSVEATPGLRFIFRLPRKDTK; translated from the coding sequence ATGAAATTACAAAAACGAATTTTTCGATTAAATATGATCATGCTTATTTTTTCCTTGGTTGCGATGCTGGGGGTAAGTGTCTATGTGGTTAATAGTATTTATCGTAACCAAGAAACATGGCAGTCCACTAGCCAGAAGACAGCAGGTAGTCAACAGAGTTTGGAAAAATTTTCGGGATTAGATTTTGCAGTATTGGCAGATGAGTTAGCATCGAATGATGCACGACTCTATGTAGAAAGTAATGGTGAGGCTGTCTTTTCAAATCTGAAAGATGATGCGGATGAGATATTGGGAGTGACAGTATCATCAACCACTCACACCTCCTATGTAGATGGAGAAATTGTGATTAGCCGTAAACTCGCCATGGATGGGCAAGTTTATTATTTATATGCCTTGTTAGAAGATTTGGAAGACCAGCAAGAAAGCCAAGAATTTCAAGCCTTCCTGATACAGCTTTTGTTAGTTGGTGGAATAGGTATCGTGGTCGTAGTGGTGCTTAACTTCTTCTTTACTCGCCGTCTCCTAGATGTCATCATGCGTCCTTTGGAGGAATTGCACAGCGGTGTAGAACGTATCCAGCAGGGAGATTATACAGTACCTCTGACCTATCAAGGTGATAAGGAATTTGAAGAATTGACCCAAGGATTCAATCAAATGCAGACTTCTTTGTTAGATGCCCGTGAGAAAAATCGACTGTATGAACAAAATCGAACCCAGATGGTTGCAGATATTTCGCATGATTTGCGGACTCCCTTGACTTCTATCAAAGGTTATGCCAAGGGAATTTTGGATGGTATTGCCAATACGGACGAAAAACGTAATCAGTATTTGACTGTTATCTATCAAAAATCTCAGGTGATGGAGAAATTACTGGAAAAATTATTTGCTTTTTCACAATTGCAGACAGATAAAATGCCATTTGATAAAGTCCAGCTTGATTTGGCTATCTTTTTACAGTCCTATGTAAGAGAGAAAACTGAGGAATTAGTAGATGAGGATATTCGGTTTAGTTTGGAAGTATCAGATGGATTGCCAGTTGAGATTGATCCAATTCAATTTCGTAGAATTCTAGATAATTTGGTGGACAATGCACGAAAATATGCCGCTGTAAAGCCCCTGATAATCAGTATTACTGGACAAATGCAGGAGCAAGAAGTTGTTTGGACTTTTACAGATAACGGAAAAGGTGTAGCAAAGGATAGACTTGACTTAATTTTTGAAGAATTTTACAGGGAAGACGATACCAGACAGCAAGTAGAAGGCCATGGTCTGGGGTTAGCGATTGTAAAAAATATTATGGAGAGACTGGATGGTCAGGTATCTGTTGAGGCGACTCCAGGTCTTCGATTTATCTTTAGATTACCTAGAAAGGATACGAAATGA
- a CDS encoding energy-coupling factor ABC transporter ATP-binding protein has product MTNIIEVKNLKYKYNQEDERYTLNDVSFHVKQGEWLSIIGHNGSGKSTTVRLIDGLLEAESGDIYIDGDALTIDNVWEKRRLIGMVFQNPDNQFVGATVEDDVAFGLENQGIPLEEMRSRVDEALELVGMTDFKTREPARLSGGQKQRVAIAGVVALRPKIIILDEATSMLDPEGRLDLIKIVREIKDRHGMTVISITHDLDEVALSDRVIVMKNGQVESISTPNELFMREDLVDLDLDRPFTTELASSLRQTGLDLPLRYFTEEELEETLWELISKK; this is encoded by the coding sequence ATGACAAATATTATCGAAGTAAAAAATCTTAAATATAAATACAACCAAGAGGATGAGCGCTATACCCTAAATGATGTCTCGTTTCACGTGAAACAGGGAGAGTGGTTGTCTATTATTGGACATAATGGTTCGGGTAAATCAACAACAGTTCGTTTGATTGATGGTTTGTTGGAAGCTGAATCAGGTGATATTTATATTGACGGTGATGCCTTAACCATTGATAATGTATGGGAGAAGCGACGCTTGATTGGTATGGTTTTTCAAAATCCAGATAACCAATTTGTGGGTGCCACAGTTGAAGATGATGTTGCATTTGGTTTAGAGAACCAGGGAATCCCTTTGGAGGAGATGCGTAGTCGAGTTGACGAAGCTTTGGAATTAGTTGGAATGACTGATTTCAAAACACGTGAGCCTGCTCGTTTATCTGGTGGTCAGAAGCAGAGGGTGGCGATTGCTGGAGTGGTTGCCTTGCGTCCAAAAATTATTATTTTGGATGAGGCTACGTCTATGTTGGATCCAGAAGGTCGTCTCGACTTGATTAAGATTGTCCGTGAAATTAAGGATCGTCATGGTATGACGGTTATCTCTATAACACATGATTTGGATGAGGTTGCATTGAGTGACCGAGTTATCGTGATGAAAAATGGACAGGTTGAATCAATTAGCACTCCAAATGAACTATTTATGCGAGAAGATTTGGTAGATTTAGACTTGGATAGACCATTTACGACAGAACTGGCTTCATCTTTGCGCCAGACTGGACTTGATTTACCGCTCCGCTATTTTACAGAGGAAGAATTAGAGGAAACTTTATGGGAATTGATCTCCAAGAAGTAA
- the pgsA gene encoding CDP-diacylglycerol--glycerol-3-phosphate 3-phosphatidyltransferase, with amino-acid sequence MKKENIPNALTIGRILVIPIFILLLTVWDSTISHVLAALIFALASITDYLDGYLARKWQVVTNFGKFADPMADKILVMTAFIMLVELGFAPAWVVAIIICRELAVTGLRLLLVENGGTVLAAAMPGKIKTFSQMFAVIFLLLHWNVVGQITLYIALFFTLYSGYDYFRGASYLFKDTFK; translated from the coding sequence ATGAAAAAAGAAAATATTCCCAATGCATTGACGATAGGTAGGATTTTGGTAATCCCAATTTTTATCTTGTTACTGACCGTTTGGGATTCAACAATTAGTCATGTGTTGGCAGCACTTATTTTTGCATTAGCTAGTATTACGGATTATCTAGACGGCTACTTGGCTCGTAAATGGCAGGTTGTAACAAACTTTGGAAAATTTGCGGATCCGATGGCAGATAAGATTTTGGTAATGACAGCGTTTATCATGCTTGTAGAGCTTGGCTTTGCTCCAGCTTGGGTAGTTGCAATTATTATTTGTCGTGAATTGGCAGTGACGGGTCTTCGTCTACTCTTGGTGGAAAATGGAGGAACAGTTCTAGCTGCGGCCATGCCAGGAAAAATCAAAACATTTTCACAGATGTTTGCAGTTATTTTCCTGCTCTTACACTGGAACGTCGTGGGGCAAATAACACTCTATATTGCACTTTTCTTCACCCTATATTCAGGCTATGATTATTTCAGGGGTGCCTCTTACTTATTCAAAGATACTTTTAAATGA